Proteins from one Syngnathus scovelli strain Florida chromosome 17, RoL_Ssco_1.2, whole genome shotgun sequence genomic window:
- the cc2d1b gene encoding coiled-coil and C2 domain-containing protein 1B isoform X5 — MFGKKRREPLPKGRGAAAAKQMGLFVDMDPEDMMTMGADEGLDDPDLEAELAAITGGKTASGTGGKAKHKGRSPLPMEDIAKMADECMRDVDEDEDDDNLEDDEDLLAELQEVVGEEGEQPRGVSSSSAVTIIEPSSQEKSLPVVAAVPGSVQHTLEERLAMYKTALHNAKTAGEGAKARRIERGLKTIESMLTAVKKGRQVSEAEIPPPVSTGTKSATPSAAPRVTPALPSPPEIIAPDGEEEELHSTVSMLTLADEPSQEQADSSQTQAHPSQEQAHLSQEQAHPSQEQAHTSQEQADPSQEQTDPSQEQAHPSQEQAHPSQEQVHPSQEQAHPSQEQADISPTANRNANERVATLLVQRQREYKMAALTAKKAGEDEQAMVYFRTSKKFDSVIEALKQGQAVDLSGLPPPPGTSGSATPVKQNSQVPGPAAEAPALSAPGNVLEALEQRRAKYVEASAQAKAGGDERKARMHDRIAKQYQSAIRSHKAGKAVNFDELPVPPGFPPIPGQKAATTEQGLVAALEAASKLSTTDDASADEEEEENEPKKTTLSVPAASRGRRTSPSVSPERTSARDLPAAAAQQLAFLEGRRKQYMKAALHAKQKNDMEQAKNFLRIAKGLDVMVEAARSGKAVDISAVPSPPGDEDEDFVLVHHSDVGLSEKAEQLYAQLAKILKEQREKCLTHSKQFTHMGNITETTKFEKMAESCKKSIEFLKMSQAKGLPPPKHHFEDRTFHTVRMFPDLSSTEMVVVIVKAMNLPAPSGIQTYDLDAYIKFDFPYPSTEQPQRHKTNVIKNSNCPEYNQSFSLSINRNHRGFRRVVTSKGLKLELLHKGGFLRSDKPIGTAHVKLEQLESQSEIREIVEVMDGRKPTGGRVEVRVRLREPLNGQDMQASTVRWLVVDQSLLPV; from the exons ATGTTCGGCAAGAAGAGGAGAGAGCCCCTCCCCAAAGGCAGGGGCGCCGCCGCTGCCAAGCAG ATGGGCCTGTTTGTAGATATGGACCCCGAGGACATGATGACGATGGGGGCCGATGAGGGTTTAGACGACCCGGACTTGGAGGCTGAGCTGGCTGCCATCACTGGAGGCAAAACGGCCTCGGGTACTGGGGGAAAAGCCAAGCACAAGGGAAGAA GCCCGCTTCCCATGGAGGACATCGCCAAAATGGCAGATGAATGTATGCGAGATGTTGAcgaggatgaagatgatgacaatctAGAGGATGATGAAGACCTCCTG GCTGAGCTACAGGAAGTGGTGGGCGAGGAAGGTGAGCAGCCCAGAGGTGTTTCTTCTTCATCTGCGGTAACTATCATTGAACCTTCCTCACAG GAAAAGAGCCTGCCTGTTGTGGCAGCTGTGCCTGGCAGTGTGCAGCACACATTAGAAGAGCGGCTCGCCATGTACAAGACGGCACTGCACAATGCCAAGACGGCGGGCGAGGGTGCCAAAGCCCGCCGGATCGAGCGTGGGCTAAAG ACGATAGAGTCCATGCTGACTGCTGTCAAGAAAGGCCGCCAAGTGAGCGAGGCGGAGATTCCTCCACCGGTCTCCACGGGAACTAAGAGCGCCACGCCAAGTGCCGCCCCTCGTGTAACCCCAGCTCTGCCCTCACCTCCTGAGATCATCGCGCCTGATGGCGAAGAGGAGGAACTGCACTCAACGGTCTCCATGCTAACACTCGCTGATGAGCCATCACAGGAGCAGGCGGATTCGTCGCAGACGCAGGCCCATCCGTCACAGGAGCAGGCCCATCTGTCACAGGAGCAGGCCCATCCGTCACAGGAGCAAGCCCATACTTCACAAGAGCAGGCGGATCCTTCACAGGAGCAGACGGATCCTTCACAGGAGCAGGCCCATCCCTCACAGGAGCAGGCCCATCCCTCACAGGAGCAAGTCCATCCTTCACAGGAGCAGGCCCATCCTTCACAGGAGCAGGCAGACATCTCGCCAACCGCTAATAGAAATG CAAATGAGCGTGTGGCAACGCTGTTGGTGCAAAGGCAGCGAGAgtacaaaatggctgctttgaCAGCCAAGAAGGCAGGAGAGGATGAGCAAGCCATGGTTTACTTCAGGACCAGCAAG AAGTTCGATTCCGTGATCGAGGCCTTGAAACAAGGACAAGCTGTCGACCTGAGCGGCCTGCCTCCTCCTCCAG GCACAAGTGGCAGCGCAACGCCAGTCAAGCAAAACAGTCAAGTACCCggaccggctgcagaagctccaG CCCTGTCGGCTCCTGGGAATGTACTGGAGGCGCTGGAGCAGAGGCGAGCCAAGTACGTCGAGGCGTCGGCTCAAGCCAAAGCCGGCGGGGACGAGCGCAAGGCCCGCATGCACGACCGTATCGCTAAG CAATACCAGAGCGCCATCCGATCTCACAAAGCGGGAAAAGCGGTCAACTTTGATGAGCTCCCCGTTCCCCCAG GCTTTCCTCCCATTCCGGGCCAgaaggccgcgacgaccgagcaaGGCTTGGTCGCTGCCCTGGAGGCTGCCTCAAAGCTCTCAACTACAGATGATGCAAGTGCagatgaggaagaagaggaaaatGAG CCAAAGAAGACCACACTAAGCGTCCCGGCTGCGTCACGAGGTCGCAGAACATCTCCGTCTGTTTCGCCCGAGAGAACATCCGCCAGAGATCTCCCAGCTGCAG CGGCACAACAGCTGGCATTCCTAGAGGGCCGCCGCAAGCAGTACATGAAGGCAGCGCTTCACGCCAAGCAAAAGAACGATATGGAGCAGGCCAAGAACTTCCTGCGCATCGCCAAGGGTCTCGACGTCATGGTGGAGGCGGCGCGCAGCGGAAAAGCTGTGGACATCAGTGCG GTGCCGTCACCCCCCGGTGACGAGGACGAGGACTTTGTCCTGGTGCACCACAGCGACGTGGGGCTTTCGGAGAAGGCGGAGCAGCTCTACGCGCAGTTGGCCAAGATCCTAAAAGAGCAACGCGAG AAATGTTTGACTCACTCCAAGCAATTCACCCACATGGGGAACATTACGGAGACCACCAA GTTTGAGAAGATGGCGGAGTCGTGTAAGAAGAGTATTGAGTTCCTCAAGATGTCTCAAGCCAAGGGGCTGCCTCCCCCGAAACATCATTTTGAGGACAGAACCTTCCACACAGTTAG GATGTTCCCAGATCTCAGCAGCACTGAGATGGTGGTGGTTATTGTGAAAGCGATGAATCTTCCTGCTCCCAGTG GCATCCAAACATACGACCTTGACGCTTACATCAAGTTCGACTTCCCCTACCCGAGCACG GAGCAACCCCAGAGACACAAAACCAACGTCATAAAGAACAGCAACTGTCCAG AGTACAACCAGAGCTTCAGCCTGTCAATCAATCGCAACCACCGCGGCTTCAGGAGGGTAGTGACATCCAAAGGCCTCAAACTGGAGCTGCTGCACAAAGG TGGCTTCCTGCGGAGCGACAAGCCCATCGGGACGGCACACGTGAAGCTGGAACAGCTCGAGTCCCAGAGTGAAATCAGGGAAATCGTCGAG